One Coffea arabica cultivar ET-39 chromosome 5e, Coffea Arabica ET-39 HiFi, whole genome shotgun sequence DNA segment encodes these proteins:
- the LOC113688049 gene encoding cytochrome P450 CYP72A219, giving the protein MKLLENMLSFISVSCVVALLVCAWGVLNSMWLKPRRLEKCLRAQGLNGNSYRPFFGDLKELAMMLGEAKSKPISLSDDIVPRVIPFHVKTINKYGSNSFLWLGPKPSVIIRDPELLREIFLKHNLFPKQHSNPLGKLLAKGLLDSEGDKWAKDRKIINPAFNLEKIKLMLPAFHSSASEMLRNWEEKLSPEGSCELDVWPYLQTLTGDVISRTAFGSNYEEGRKILELQQEQVDNVVTAERSLYIPGMRFLPTKRNRRMKEIEKAVQATIRDIIDRRVKAMKAGEGRRDDLLGILLESNFKEIDQYGSKDFGMSIKDIIEECKLFYFGGQDTTSTLLVWTLILLSKHQDWQSVAREEVLQAFGREEIDFDRLSRLKTMTMILNEVLRLYPPVAVLARRLHEETKVGKFSLPAGVLLNLQLMLLNHDCEVWGNDAKEFKPERFSEGVSNATKGQVSFFPFGWGPRICIGQNFAMVEAKLVMAMILRNFSFELSPSYTHAPHAIATLQPQHGAHLVMHKL; this is encoded by the exons ATGAAACTACTGGAGAATATGTTGAGCTTTATTTCAGTTTCTTGTGTCGTAGCTTTGCTAGTCTGTGCATGGGGAGTCTTGAATTCGATGTGGTTGAAGCCAAGAAGGCTGGAAAAATGCCTCAGAGCACAAGGTCTTAATGGAAATTCCTACAGACCATTCTTTGGGGACTTGAAAGAGTTAGCAATGATGCTTGGGGAAGCCAAATCCAAGCCAATCAGTCTCTCTGATGATATCGTGCCCAGAGTTATACCTTTCCACGTCAAAACCATCAACAAATACG GTAGCAATTCTTTTCTGTGGCTTGGGCCTAAACCTTCAGTTATCATCCGGGACCCTGAACTTCTCAGGGAGATCTTCCTTAAGCATAATCTCTTCCCAAAGCAACATTCCAATCCACTTGGAAAATTGCTGGCGAAAGGGCTACTAGACTCTGAGGGAGATAAATGGGCTAAAGATCGGAAAATAATTAATCCTGCTTTCAATTTAGAGAAAATCAAG CTTATGCTGCCGGCTTTTCATTCGAGTGCCAGTGAGATGTTGAGGAATTGGGAGGAAAAACTTTCGCCAGAAGGATCTTGTGAGCTGGATGTTTGGCCTTATCTTCAAACCCTAACTGGTGATGTGATTTCTCGCACAGCATTTGGTAGTAATTAtgaagaaggaaggaaaatttTAGAACTTCAACAAGAACAGGTAGACAATGTTGTGACAGCTGAAAGGTCATTATATATCCCTGGAATGAG GTTTTTGCCAACGAAGAGAAACAGAAGAATGAAGGAGATTGAAAAAGCAGTTCAAGCAACAATAAGGGACATAATTGATAGGAGAGTGAAAGCAATGAAAGCAGGGGAAGGAAGAAGGGACGACTTATTGGGCATACTGTTGGAATCTAACTTTAAGGAGATTGATCAGTATGGCAGCAAAGATTTTGGTATGAGCATCAAAGATATAATTGAAGAGTGCAAACTCTTCTATTTTGGTGGGCAGGACACCACTTCAACCTTGCTGGTATGGACCTTAATTTTACTGAGCAAGCATCAAGACTGGCAGTCAGTCGCTAGGGAAGAGGTTTTGCAAGCGTTTGGAAGAGAGGAGATAGATTTTGATCGCCTCAGTCGCCTCAAAACT ATGACAATGATCTTGAATGAGGTTCTAAGATTGTATCCACCAGTGGCTGTGCTTGCTAGAAGGCTTCATGAAGAAACTAaagtaggaaaattttccttgcCTGCTGGGGTGCTACTCAATCTGCAATTAATGCTGTTGAATCATGACTGTGAAGTATGGGGTAATGATGCAAAAGAGTTCAAACCAGAGAGATTTAGTGAAGGAGTGTCAAATGCAACAAAGGGCCAGGTTTCATTTTTCCCATTCGGTTGGGGACCTCGAATATGTATTGGACAAAACTTTGCCATGGTAGAAGCAAAATTGGTGATGGCAATGATTCTTCGAAACTTCTCCTTTGAACTCTCCCCATCTTATACTCATGCTCCTCACGCGATAGCCACACTCCAACCTCAGCATGGTGCTCATTTAGTCATGCACAAATTGTAG
- the LOC113743619 gene encoding cytochrome P450 CYP72A219-like encodes MEIGYIRIAAISSCAAILVVAWRVLNWVWLRPKKLEKRLKEQGLKGNPYRLLYGDFKEISTLIREAQSKPINLSDDILPRILPALPDALKKYGKSTYVWLGPTPMVYILEPELIREVMQKIYLFQKPRLNPLSLLLIEGLVNYDGDKWAKQRKLINPAFHVEKLKHMLPSFYTSASDILNKWKEVVAPNGSSELDVWPDLETLTSDAISRTAFGSNYEEGRRIFELQREQSEYWLKVVQSVDIPGWRFVPTKRNRRMKQIAKAVQDTILEIINSRIKAVREGKAYGDDLLGILLESNFKEINNHGQDGAGMTIREVIEECKLFYFAGQETTSVLLVWTMILLSRYPDWQARAREEVLQLLGTKKPDFDGLNRLNLVTMILHEVLRLYAPVPALTRRVAEETKLGNMRLPADVLLSLPVMALHHDTKIWGDDAKEFKPERFAEGVPHATKGQVAFFPFGWGPRICIGQNFAMLEAKLVLVMILQSFSFELSPSYSHAPRAIITLQPQHGAHLILHKLQ; translated from the exons ATGGAAATAGGCTACATCAGAATTGCTGCAATTTCCTCTTGTGCTGCAATTTTGGTAGTGGCATGGAGAGTATTGAACTGGGTATGGTTGAGGCCCAAGAAGCTGGAGAAGCGGCTGAAAGAGCAAGGTCTCAAAGGAAATCCTTACAGACTACTGTATGGAGACTTCAAAGAAATTTCAACCCTGATCAGAGAAGCCCAATCCAAGCCTATCAACCTCTCTGATGACATCCTCCCAAGAATCTTGCCTGCCTTACCTGATGCCCTGAAGAAATATG GTAAGAGCACATATGTGTGGCTTGGACCAACACCAATGGTGTACATCCTGGAGCCTGAACTCATTAGGGAGGTTATGCAAAAGATCTACCTCTTTCAAAAGCCTCGTCTTAATCCTCTTAGCCTGTTGCTGATCGAAGGACTGGTGAATTATGACGGAGATAAATGGGCCAAACAGAGAAAGCTTATAAACCCAGCTTTCCATGTGGAGAAGTTAAAG CACATGCTTCCATCATTTTATACAAGTGCTAGTGACATATTGAACAAATGGAAGGAGGTTGTTGCCCCGAATGGTTCAAGTGAGTTGGATGTATGGCCAGACCTTGAAACTTTGACTTCTGATGCAATTTCACGGACGGCATTTGGCAGTAACTATGAAGAAGGAAGAAGGATATTTGAACTTCAAAGAGAACAGAGTGAATATTGGCTTAAGGTTGTACAGTCAGTGGACATCCCAGGATGGAG GTTCGTGCCAACTAAGAGGAACCGAAGAATGAAACAAATTGCAAAAGCGGTTCAAGATACAATTTTGGAAATTATCAACTCAAGAATAAAGGCAGTGAGAGAAGGTAAAGCCTATGGTGATGACTTGTTGGGTATACTATTGGAATCCAACTTCAAAGAAATCAATAACCATGGACAAGATGGCGCTGGCATGACTATCAGAGAGGTCATCGAAGAATGCAAGCTGTTCTATTTTGCAGGGCAGGAGACTACATCAGTATTGCTCGTATGGACAATGATTTTATTGAGTAGGTATCCTGATTGGCAAGCACGAGCTAGAGAAGAGGTTTTGCAACTCCTTGGCACTAAAAAACCAGATTTTGATGGACTAAATCGCCTAAACCTT GTCACCATGATACTACACGAGGTTCTAAGGCTGTACGCTCCAGTTCCTGCACTTACTCGTAGAGTTGCTGAAGAAACTAAATTAGGAAACATGCGTCTCCCGGCTGATGTGCTGCTTTCTCTACCAGTAATGGCATTGCATCACGACACCAAAATATGGGGTGATGATGCGAAGGAGTTCAAGCCAGAGAGGTTTGCTGAGGGAGTGCCTCATGCAACTAAGGGGCAAGTTGCATTCTTCCCTTTTGGTTGGGGACCTCGTATATGCATTGGGCAAAATTTTGCCATGTTGGAAGCCAAACTGGTGCTAGTCATGATTCTGCAGAGCTTCTCCTTTGAACTTTCCCCATCTTATTCTCATGCTCCCCGTGCAATTATAACACTTCAACCACAACATGGTGCTCACTTGATCTTGCACAAATTGCAGTAA